A genomic region of Pongo pygmaeus isolate AG05252 chromosome 7, NHGRI_mPonPyg2-v2.0_pri, whole genome shotgun sequence contains the following coding sequences:
- the SORBS3 gene encoding vinexin isoform X6 — protein MQGPPRSLPAGLSLDDFIPGHLQSHIGSSSPGTRVPVIRNGGSNTLNFQFHDPAPRTVCNGGYTTRRDASQHPDPAWYQTWPGPGSKPSASTKIPASQHTQNWSATWTKDSKRRDKRWVKYEGIGPVDESGMPIAPRSSVDRPRDWYRRMFQQIHRKMPDLQLDWTFEEPPRDPRHLGAQQRPAHRPGPAASSSGRSWDHSEELPRSTFSYRPGAFSTVLQPPNQVLRCREKVDNVWTEESWNQFLQELETGQRPKKPLVDDPGEKPSQPIEVLLERELAKLSAELDKDLRAIETRLPSPKSSPAPRRAPEQRPQAGSASAWSSSSPHAPYLGSARSLSSHRMADGGSPFLGQRDFVYPSSTRDPSASNGGGSPARREEKKRKAARLKFDFQAQSPKELTLQKGDIVYIHKEVDKNWLEGEHHGRLGIFPANYVEVLPADEIPKPIKPPTYQVLEYGEAVAQYTFKGDLEVELSFRKGEHICLIRKVNENWYEGRITGTGRQGIFPASYVQVSREPRLRLCDDGPQLPTSPRLTAAARSARHPSSPSAPRSPADPTDWVGQTSPRRTGFSFPTQEPRPQTQNLGTPGPALSHPRGPSHPLDLGTSSPNTSQIHWTPYRAMYQYRPQNEDELELREGDRVDVMQQCDDGWFVGVSRRTQKFGTFPGNYVAPV, from the exons ATGCAGGGCCCACCCCGCAGCCTCCCCGCTGGGCTCAGCCTGGACGACTTCATCCCTGGCCACCTCCAGTCCCACATAGGGTCTTCCTCCCCGGGGACACGG GTGCCCGTGATCCGGAATGGTGGCTCCAACACCCTTAATTTCCAGTTCCACGACCCCGCGCCCAGGACTGTGTGCAATGGGGGCTACACAACAAGACGAGATGCTTCGCAGCACCCGG ACCCTGCGTGGTATCAGACCTGGCCAGGCCCTGGGAGCAAGCCCTCTGCAAGCACAAAGATCCCTGCCTCCCAGCACACCCAGAACTGGTCAGCCACGTGGACCAAGGACAGCAAGCGTCGGGACAAGCGCTGGGTCAAGTACGAGGGAATCGGGCCCGTGGATGAGAGCGGCATGCCCATTGCCCCCCGATCC AGTGTTGACAGACCCAGAGACTGGTACCGGAGAATGTTCCAGCAGATTCACCGGAAAATGCCAG ACCTGCAGCTGGACTGGACCTTCGAGGAGCCACCCAGAG ACCCCAGGCATCTAGGAGCCCAGCAAAGACCTGCCCACAGGCCCGGCCCGGCAGCATCTTCCAGTGG AAGAAGCTGGGACCACTCTGAAGAGTTACCTAGAAGCACCTTTAGCTACAGACCTGGAGCATTCTCCACTGTGCTGCAGCCCCCAAATCAG GTGCTCAGATGCCGAGAAAAAGTAGACAATGTCTGGACGGAAGAATCCTGGAACCAGTTTCTGCAGGAACTAGAGACTGGGCAGAGG CCCAAGAAACCGCTGGTGGACGACCCTGGTGAGAAGCCCTCCCAGCCCATTGAG GTGCTGCTGGAGAGAGAGCTGGCCAAGCTGAGCGCCGAGCTGGACAAGGACCTGCGGGCAATTGAGACCCGACTGCCGTCCCCCAAG AGCTCGCCGGCGCCCCGACGGGCCCCGGAGCAGCGGCCCCAGGCCGG CTCGGCCTCAGCCTGGAGCTCCAGCTCCCCGCATGCACCTTACCTGGGTTCCGCCCGGTCCCTGAGCTCCCACAGAATGGCTGATGGAGGAAGCCCCTTCCTAGGTCAGAGGGACTTTGTCTACCCTTCCTCAACCCGAG ACCCTAGTGCCTCTAACGGAGGGGGCAGCCCAgccaggagggaagagaagaag AGGAAGGCCGCCAGGCTCAAGTTTGACTTCCAGGCTCAGTCCCCCAA GGAGCTGACTCTGCAGAAGGGTGACATTGTCTACATCCACAAGGAGGTGGACAAGAACTGGCTGGAGGGAGAGCACCACGGCCGCCTGGGCATCTTCCCTGCTAATTATGTGGAG GTGCTGCCCGCAGATGAGATCCCGAAGCCCATCAAGCCCCCGACCTACCAGGTGCTGGAGTATGGAGAGGCTGTGGCCCAGTACACCTTCAAGGGGGACCTGGAGGTGGAGCTGTCCTTCCGCAAG GGAGAGCACATCTGCCTGATACGCAAGGTGAACGAGAACTGGTACGAGGGGCGCATCACGGGCACAGGGCGCCAAGGCATATTTCCTGCCAGCTACGTGCAGGTGTCTCGTGAACCCCGGCTCCGGCTCTGTGACGACGGCCCCCAGCTCCCCACGTCTCCCCGCCTGACCGCTGCCGCCCGTTCAGCCCGTCACCCCAGCTCCCCCTCAGCCCCACGCAGCCCAGCTGACCCCACTGACTGGGTGGGGCAGACCTCCCCCCGTCGCACTGGCTTCTCCTTCCCCACCCAGGAGCCTAGACCCCAGACCCAG AATCTTGGCACCCCTGGTCCAGCTCTGTCCCACCCTCGAGGTCCCAGCCATCCCCTGGACCTGGGGACCTCCTCTCCTAACACCTCTCAGATACACTGGACCCC GTACCGGGCGATGTACCAGTACAGGCCCCAGAATGAAGACGAGCTGGAGCTGCGTGAGGGGGACAGGGTGGACGTCATGCAGCAGTGTGACGATGGCTGGTTTGTGG GTGTCTCCAGGAGGACCCAGAAATTCGGAACGTTCCCTGGAAATTACGTTGCCCCGGTGTGA
- the SORBS3 gene encoding vinexin isoform X8, translating to MFQQIHRKMPDLQLDWTFEEPPRDPRHLGAQQRPAHRPGPAASSSGRSWDHSEELPRSTFSYRPGAFSTVLQPPNQVLRCREKVDNVWTEESWNQFLQELETGQRPKKPLVDDPGEKPSQPIEVLLERELAKLSAELDKDLRAIETRLPSPKSSPAPRRAPEQRPQAGSASAWSSSSPHAPYLGSARSLSSHRMADGGSPFLGQRDFVYPSSTRDPSASNGGGSPARREEKKRKAARLKFDFQAQSPKELTLQKGDIVYIHKEVDKNWLEGEHHGRLGIFPANYVEVLPADEIPKPIKPPTYQVLEYGEAVAQYTFKGDLEVELSFRKGEHICLIRKVNENWYEGRITGTGRQGIFPASYVQVSREPRLRLCDDGPQLPTSPRLTAAARSARHPSSPSAPRSPADPTDWVGQTSPRRTGFSFPTQEPRPQTQNLGTPGPALSHPRGPSHPLDLGTSSPNTSQIHWTPYRAMYQYRPQNEDELELREGDRVDVMQQCDDGWFVGVSRRTQKFGTFPGNYVAPV from the exons ATGTTCCAGCAGATTCACCGGAAAATGCCAG ACCTGCAGCTGGACTGGACCTTCGAGGAGCCACCCAGAG ACCCCAGGCATCTAGGAGCCCAGCAAAGACCTGCCCACAGGCCCGGCCCGGCAGCATCTTCCAGTGG AAGAAGCTGGGACCACTCTGAAGAGTTACCTAGAAGCACCTTTAGCTACAGACCTGGAGCATTCTCCACTGTGCTGCAGCCCCCAAATCAG GTGCTCAGATGCCGAGAAAAAGTAGACAATGTCTGGACGGAAGAATCCTGGAACCAGTTTCTGCAGGAACTAGAGACTGGGCAGAGG CCCAAGAAACCGCTGGTGGACGACCCTGGTGAGAAGCCCTCCCAGCCCATTGAG GTGCTGCTGGAGAGAGAGCTGGCCAAGCTGAGCGCCGAGCTGGACAAGGACCTGCGGGCAATTGAGACCCGACTGCCGTCCCCCAAG AGCTCGCCGGCGCCCCGACGGGCCCCGGAGCAGCGGCCCCAGGCCGG CTCGGCCTCAGCCTGGAGCTCCAGCTCCCCGCATGCACCTTACCTGGGTTCCGCCCGGTCCCTGAGCTCCCACAGAATGGCTGATGGAGGAAGCCCCTTCCTAGGTCAGAGGGACTTTGTCTACCCTTCCTCAACCCGAG ACCCTAGTGCCTCTAACGGAGGGGGCAGCCCAgccaggagggaagagaagaag AGGAAGGCCGCCAGGCTCAAGTTTGACTTCCAGGCTCAGTCCCCCAA GGAGCTGACTCTGCAGAAGGGTGACATTGTCTACATCCACAAGGAGGTGGACAAGAACTGGCTGGAGGGAGAGCACCACGGCCGCCTGGGCATCTTCCCTGCTAATTATGTGGAG GTGCTGCCCGCAGATGAGATCCCGAAGCCCATCAAGCCCCCGACCTACCAGGTGCTGGAGTATGGAGAGGCTGTGGCCCAGTACACCTTCAAGGGGGACCTGGAGGTGGAGCTGTCCTTCCGCAAG GGAGAGCACATCTGCCTGATACGCAAGGTGAACGAGAACTGGTACGAGGGGCGCATCACGGGCACAGGGCGCCAAGGCATATTTCCTGCCAGCTACGTGCAGGTGTCTCGTGAACCCCGGCTCCGGCTCTGTGACGACGGCCCCCAGCTCCCCACGTCTCCCCGCCTGACCGCTGCCGCCCGTTCAGCCCGTCACCCCAGCTCCCCCTCAGCCCCACGCAGCCCAGCTGACCCCACTGACTGGGTGGGGCAGACCTCCCCCCGTCGCACTGGCTTCTCCTTCCCCACCCAGGAGCCTAGACCCCAGACCCAG AATCTTGGCACCCCTGGTCCAGCTCTGTCCCACCCTCGAGGTCCCAGCCATCCCCTGGACCTGGGGACCTCCTCTCCTAACACCTCTCAGATACACTGGACCCC GTACCGGGCGATGTACCAGTACAGGCCCCAGAATGAAGACGAGCTGGAGCTGCGTGAGGGGGACAGGGTGGACGTCATGCAGCAGTGTGACGATGGCTGGTTTGTGG GTGTCTCCAGGAGGACCCAGAAATTCGGAACGTTCCCTGGAAATTACGTTGCCCCGGTGTGA
- the SORBS3 gene encoding vinexin isoform X9, protein MRAACPLPPDPVLTDPETGTGECSSRFTGKCQTCSWTGPSRSHPEASSAPVTACLLPPSMVSSCTSSADPRHLGAQQRPAHRPGPAASSSGRSWDHSEELPRSTFSYRPGAFSTVLQPPNQVLRCREKVDNVWTEESWNQFLQELETGQRPKKPLVDDPGEKPSQPIEVLLERELAKLSAELDKDLRAIETRLPSPKSSPAPRRAPEQRPQAGSASAWSSSSPHAPYLGSARSLSSHRMADGGSPFLGQRDFVYPSSTRDPSASNGGGSPARREEKKRKAARLKFDFQAQSPKELTLQKGDIVYIHKEVDKNWLEGEHHGRLGIFPANYVEVLPADEIPKPIKPPTYQVLEYGEAVAQYTFKGDLEVELSFRKGEHICLIRKVNENWYEGRITGTGRQGIFPASYVQVSREPRLRLCDDGPQLPTSPRLTAAARSARHPSSPSAPRSPADPTDWVGQTSPRRTGFSFPTQEPRPQTQNLGTPGPALSHPRGPSHPLDLGTSSPNTSQIHWTPYRAMYQYRPQNEDELELREGDRVDVMQQCDDGWFVGVSRRTQKFGTFPGNYVAPV, encoded by the exons ATGAGAGCGGCATGCCCATTGCCCCCCGATCC AGTGTTGACAGACCCAGAGACTGGTACCGGAGAATGTTCCAGCAGATTCACCGGAAAATGCCAG ACCTGCAGCTGGACTGGACCTTCGAGGAGCCACCCAGAG GCATCCTCAGCCCCAGTCACGGCCTGTCTCCTCCCACCTTCAATGGTTTCCTCGTGTACCTCCTCTGCAGACCCCAGGCATCTAGGAGCCCAGCAAAGACCTGCCCACAGGCCCGGCCCGGCAGCATCTTCCAGTGG AAGAAGCTGGGACCACTCTGAAGAGTTACCTAGAAGCACCTTTAGCTACAGACCTGGAGCATTCTCCACTGTGCTGCAGCCCCCAAATCAG GTGCTCAGATGCCGAGAAAAAGTAGACAATGTCTGGACGGAAGAATCCTGGAACCAGTTTCTGCAGGAACTAGAGACTGGGCAGAGG CCCAAGAAACCGCTGGTGGACGACCCTGGTGAGAAGCCCTCCCAGCCCATTGAG GTGCTGCTGGAGAGAGAGCTGGCCAAGCTGAGCGCCGAGCTGGACAAGGACCTGCGGGCAATTGAGACCCGACTGCCGTCCCCCAAG AGCTCGCCGGCGCCCCGACGGGCCCCGGAGCAGCGGCCCCAGGCCGG CTCGGCCTCAGCCTGGAGCTCCAGCTCCCCGCATGCACCTTACCTGGGTTCCGCCCGGTCCCTGAGCTCCCACAGAATGGCTGATGGAGGAAGCCCCTTCCTAGGTCAGAGGGACTTTGTCTACCCTTCCTCAACCCGAG ACCCTAGTGCCTCTAACGGAGGGGGCAGCCCAgccaggagggaagagaagaag AGGAAGGCCGCCAGGCTCAAGTTTGACTTCCAGGCTCAGTCCCCCAA GGAGCTGACTCTGCAGAAGGGTGACATTGTCTACATCCACAAGGAGGTGGACAAGAACTGGCTGGAGGGAGAGCACCACGGCCGCCTGGGCATCTTCCCTGCTAATTATGTGGAG GTGCTGCCCGCAGATGAGATCCCGAAGCCCATCAAGCCCCCGACCTACCAGGTGCTGGAGTATGGAGAGGCTGTGGCCCAGTACACCTTCAAGGGGGACCTGGAGGTGGAGCTGTCCTTCCGCAAG GGAGAGCACATCTGCCTGATACGCAAGGTGAACGAGAACTGGTACGAGGGGCGCATCACGGGCACAGGGCGCCAAGGCATATTTCCTGCCAGCTACGTGCAGGTGTCTCGTGAACCCCGGCTCCGGCTCTGTGACGACGGCCCCCAGCTCCCCACGTCTCCCCGCCTGACCGCTGCCGCCCGTTCAGCCCGTCACCCCAGCTCCCCCTCAGCCCCACGCAGCCCAGCTGACCCCACTGACTGGGTGGGGCAGACCTCCCCCCGTCGCACTGGCTTCTCCTTCCCCACCCAGGAGCCTAGACCCCAGACCCAG AATCTTGGCACCCCTGGTCCAGCTCTGTCCCACCCTCGAGGTCCCAGCCATCCCCTGGACCTGGGGACCTCCTCTCCTAACACCTCTCAGATACACTGGACCCC GTACCGGGCGATGTACCAGTACAGGCCCCAGAATGAAGACGAGCTGGAGCTGCGTGAGGGGGACAGGGTGGACGTCATGCAGCAGTGTGACGATGGCTGGTTTGTGG GTGTCTCCAGGAGGACCCAGAAATTCGGAACGTTCCCTGGAAATTACGTTGCCCCGGTGTGA
- the SORBS3 gene encoding vinexin isoform X7: protein MQGPPRSLPAGLSLDDFIPGHLQSHIGSSSPGTRVPVIRNGGSNTLNFQFHDPAPRTVCNGGYTTRRDASQHPDPAWYQTWPGPGSKPSASTKIPASQHTQNWSATWTKDSKRRDKRWVKVLTDPETGTGECSSRFTGKCQTCSWTGPSRSHPEASSAPVTACLLPPSMVSSCTSSADPRHLGAQQRPAHRPGPAASSSGRSWDHSEELPRSTFSYRPGAFSTVLQPPNQVLRCREKVDNVWTEESWNQFLQELETGQRPKKPLVDDPGEKPSQPIEVLLERELAKLSAELDKDLRAIETRLPSPKSSPAPRRAPEQRPQAGSASAWSSSSPHAPYLGSARSLSSHRMADGGSPFLGQRDFVYPSSTRDPSASNGGGSPARREEKKRKAARLKFDFQAQSPKELTLQKGDIVYIHKEVDKNWLEGEHHGRLGIFPANYVEVLPADEIPKPIKPPTYQVLEYGEAVAQYTFKGDLEVELSFRKGEHICLIRKVNENWYEGRITGTGRQGIFPASYVQVSREPRLRLCDDGPQLPTSPRLTAAARSARHPSSPSAPRSPADPTDWVGQTSPRRTGFSFPTQEPRPQTQNLGTPGPALSHPRGPSHPLDLGTSSPNTSQIHWTPYRAMYQYRPQNEDELELREGDRVDVMQQCDDGWFVGVSRRTQKFGTFPGNYVAPV from the exons ATGCAGGGCCCACCCCGCAGCCTCCCCGCTGGGCTCAGCCTGGACGACTTCATCCCTGGCCACCTCCAGTCCCACATAGGGTCTTCCTCCCCGGGGACACGG GTGCCCGTGATCCGGAATGGTGGCTCCAACACCCTTAATTTCCAGTTCCACGACCCCGCGCCCAGGACTGTGTGCAATGGGGGCTACACAACAAGACGAGATGCTTCGCAGCACCCGG ACCCTGCGTGGTATCAGACCTGGCCAGGCCCTGGGAGCAAGCCCTCTGCAAGCACAAAGATCCCTGCCTCCCAGCACACCCAGAACTGGTCAGCCACGTGGACCAAGGACAGCAAGCGTCGGGACAAGCGCTGGGTCAA AGTGTTGACAGACCCAGAGACTGGTACCGGAGAATGTTCCAGCAGATTCACCGGAAAATGCCAG ACCTGCAGCTGGACTGGACCTTCGAGGAGCCACCCAGAG GCATCCTCAGCCCCAGTCACGGCCTGTCTCCTCCCACCTTCAATGGTTTCCTCGTGTACCTCCTCTGCAGACCCCAGGCATCTAGGAGCCCAGCAAAGACCTGCCCACAGGCCCGGCCCGGCAGCATCTTCCAGTGG AAGAAGCTGGGACCACTCTGAAGAGTTACCTAGAAGCACCTTTAGCTACAGACCTGGAGCATTCTCCACTGTGCTGCAGCCCCCAAATCAG GTGCTCAGATGCCGAGAAAAAGTAGACAATGTCTGGACGGAAGAATCCTGGAACCAGTTTCTGCAGGAACTAGAGACTGGGCAGAGG CCCAAGAAACCGCTGGTGGACGACCCTGGTGAGAAGCCCTCCCAGCCCATTGAG GTGCTGCTGGAGAGAGAGCTGGCCAAGCTGAGCGCCGAGCTGGACAAGGACCTGCGGGCAATTGAGACCCGACTGCCGTCCCCCAAG AGCTCGCCGGCGCCCCGACGGGCCCCGGAGCAGCGGCCCCAGGCCGG CTCGGCCTCAGCCTGGAGCTCCAGCTCCCCGCATGCACCTTACCTGGGTTCCGCCCGGTCCCTGAGCTCCCACAGAATGGCTGATGGAGGAAGCCCCTTCCTAGGTCAGAGGGACTTTGTCTACCCTTCCTCAACCCGAG ACCCTAGTGCCTCTAACGGAGGGGGCAGCCCAgccaggagggaagagaagaag AGGAAGGCCGCCAGGCTCAAGTTTGACTTCCAGGCTCAGTCCCCCAA GGAGCTGACTCTGCAGAAGGGTGACATTGTCTACATCCACAAGGAGGTGGACAAGAACTGGCTGGAGGGAGAGCACCACGGCCGCCTGGGCATCTTCCCTGCTAATTATGTGGAG GTGCTGCCCGCAGATGAGATCCCGAAGCCCATCAAGCCCCCGACCTACCAGGTGCTGGAGTATGGAGAGGCTGTGGCCCAGTACACCTTCAAGGGGGACCTGGAGGTGGAGCTGTCCTTCCGCAAG GGAGAGCACATCTGCCTGATACGCAAGGTGAACGAGAACTGGTACGAGGGGCGCATCACGGGCACAGGGCGCCAAGGCATATTTCCTGCCAGCTACGTGCAGGTGTCTCGTGAACCCCGGCTCCGGCTCTGTGACGACGGCCCCCAGCTCCCCACGTCTCCCCGCCTGACCGCTGCCGCCCGTTCAGCCCGTCACCCCAGCTCCCCCTCAGCCCCACGCAGCCCAGCTGACCCCACTGACTGGGTGGGGCAGACCTCCCCCCGTCGCACTGGCTTCTCCTTCCCCACCCAGGAGCCTAGACCCCAGACCCAG AATCTTGGCACCCCTGGTCCAGCTCTGTCCCACCCTCGAGGTCCCAGCCATCCCCTGGACCTGGGGACCTCCTCTCCTAACACCTCTCAGATACACTGGACCCC GTACCGGGCGATGTACCAGTACAGGCCCCAGAATGAAGACGAGCTGGAGCTGCGTGAGGGGGACAGGGTGGACGTCATGCAGCAGTGTGACGATGGCTGGTTTGTGG GTGTCTCCAGGAGGACCCAGAAATTCGGAACGTTCCCTGGAAATTACGTTGCCCCGGTGTGA
- the SORBS3 gene encoding vinexin isoform X10: protein MADGGSPFLGQRDFVYPSSTRDPSASNGGGSPARREEKKRKAARLKFDFQAQSPKELTLQKGDIVYIHKEVDKNWLEGEHHGRLGIFPANYVEVLPADEIPKPIKPPTYQVLEYGEAVAQYTFKGDLEVELSFRKGEHICLIRKVNENWYEGRITGTGRQGIFPASYVQVSREPRLRLCDDGPQLPTSPRLTAAARSARHPSSPSAPRSPADPTDWVGQTSPRRTGFSFPTQEPRPQTQNLGTPGPALSHPRGPSHPLDLGTSSPNTSQIHWTPYRAMYQYRPQNEDELELREGDRVDVMQQCDDGWFVGVSRRTQKFGTFPGNYVAPV from the exons ATGGCTGATGGAGGAAGCCCCTTCCTAGGTCAGAGGGACTTTGTCTACCCTTCCTCAACCCGAG ACCCTAGTGCCTCTAACGGAGGGGGCAGCCCAgccaggagggaagagaagaag AGGAAGGCCGCCAGGCTCAAGTTTGACTTCCAGGCTCAGTCCCCCAA GGAGCTGACTCTGCAGAAGGGTGACATTGTCTACATCCACAAGGAGGTGGACAAGAACTGGCTGGAGGGAGAGCACCACGGCCGCCTGGGCATCTTCCCTGCTAATTATGTGGAG GTGCTGCCCGCAGATGAGATCCCGAAGCCCATCAAGCCCCCGACCTACCAGGTGCTGGAGTATGGAGAGGCTGTGGCCCAGTACACCTTCAAGGGGGACCTGGAGGTGGAGCTGTCCTTCCGCAAG GGAGAGCACATCTGCCTGATACGCAAGGTGAACGAGAACTGGTACGAGGGGCGCATCACGGGCACAGGGCGCCAAGGCATATTTCCTGCCAGCTACGTGCAGGTGTCTCGTGAACCCCGGCTCCGGCTCTGTGACGACGGCCCCCAGCTCCCCACGTCTCCCCGCCTGACCGCTGCCGCCCGTTCAGCCCGTCACCCCAGCTCCCCCTCAGCCCCACGCAGCCCAGCTGACCCCACTGACTGGGTGGGGCAGACCTCCCCCCGTCGCACTGGCTTCTCCTTCCCCACCCAGGAGCCTAGACCCCAGACCCAG AATCTTGGCACCCCTGGTCCAGCTCTGTCCCACCCTCGAGGTCCCAGCCATCCCCTGGACCTGGGGACCTCCTCTCCTAACACCTCTCAGATACACTGGACCCC GTACCGGGCGATGTACCAGTACAGGCCCCAGAATGAAGACGAGCTGGAGCTGCGTGAGGGGGACAGGGTGGACGTCATGCAGCAGTGTGACGATGGCTGGTTTGTGG GTGTCTCCAGGAGGACCCAGAAATTCGGAACGTTCCCTGGAAATTACGTTGCCCCGGTGTGA
- the SORBS3 gene encoding vinexin isoform X1 — translation MSLETLSGPRRAARPLPDASPAVGAGMAAGKPERAPRGPSAAPPGAASPPARPPRQGATSVPARAPTDGEHSHAPPLRPSPGPQSRSETQTPPAPPRDSHGPASGARPFSLPLPPRAPGPARPVLTRSRGPRRPALLLALPPRAPAPGSCRAGMLLRSRAASGPATCSPGKVPVIRNGGSNTLNFQFHDPAPRTVCNGGYTTRRDASQHPDPAWYQTWPGPGSKPSASTKIPASQHTQNWSATWTKDSKRRDKRWVKYEGIGPVDESGMPIAPRSSVDRPRDWYRRMFQQIHRKMPDLQLDWTFEEPPRDPRHLGAQQRPAHRPGPAASSSGRSWDHSEELPRSTFSYRPGAFSTVLQPPNQVLRCREKVDNVWTEESWNQFLQELETGQRPKKPLVDDPGEKPSQPIEVLLERELAKLSAELDKDLRAIETRLPSPKSSPAPRRAPEQRPQAGSASAWSSSSPHAPYLGSARSLSSHRMADGGSPFLGQRDFVYPSSTRDPSASNGGGSPARREEKKRKAARLKFDFQAQSPKELTLQKGDIVYIHKEVDKNWLEGEHHGRLGIFPANYVEVLPADEIPKPIKPPTYQVLEYGEAVAQYTFKGDLEVELSFRKGEHICLIRKVNENWYEGRITGTGRQGIFPASYVQVSREPRLRLCDDGPQLPTSPRLTAAARSARHPSSPSAPRSPADPTDWVGQTSPRRTGFSFPTQEPRPQTQNLGTPGPALSHPRGPSHPLDLGTSSPNTSQIHWTPYRAMYQYRPQNEDELELREGDRVDVMQQCDDGWFVGVSRRTQKFGTFPGNYVAPV, via the exons ATGTCGCTGGAAACTCTGAGTGGCCCGCGTCGGGCCGCCCGACCCCTCCCCGACGCCAGCCCTGCGGTAGGGGCCGGGATGGCAGCTGGGAAACCAGAGAGGGCTCCCCGGGGACCCTCGGCGGCCCCTCCCGGCGCCGCCTCCCCGCCGGCCCGGCCTCCTCGGCAGGGGGCCACCAGTGTCCCCGCGCGCGCCCCGACGGACGGAGAGCACTCGCACGCCCCTCCTCTCCGGCCCAGCCCCGGCCCGCAGTCCAGATCCGAGACCCAAACTCCGCCCGCCCCGCCGCGCGACTCTCACGGTCCGGCCTCCGGCGCGCGCCCCTTcagcctccctcttcctcctcgggcgcccggcccggcccggccagTCCTGACTCGGTCACGAGGGCCGCGACGGCCCGCGCTTCTCCTTGCCCTTCCTCCTCGAGCGCCCGCGCCAGGCAGCTGCCGGGCAGGGATGCTCCTGCGCTCCCGGGCGGCCTCGGGCCCAGCCACCTGCTCGCCGGGGAAG GTGCCCGTGATCCGGAATGGTGGCTCCAACACCCTTAATTTCCAGTTCCACGACCCCGCGCCCAGGACTGTGTGCAATGGGGGCTACACAACAAGACGAGATGCTTCGCAGCACCCGG ACCCTGCGTGGTATCAGACCTGGCCAGGCCCTGGGAGCAAGCCCTCTGCAAGCACAAAGATCCCTGCCTCCCAGCACACCCAGAACTGGTCAGCCACGTGGACCAAGGACAGCAAGCGTCGGGACAAGCGCTGGGTCAAGTACGAGGGAATCGGGCCCGTGGATGAGAGCGGCATGCCCATTGCCCCCCGATCC AGTGTTGACAGACCCAGAGACTGGTACCGGAGAATGTTCCAGCAGATTCACCGGAAAATGCCAG ACCTGCAGCTGGACTGGACCTTCGAGGAGCCACCCAGAG ACCCCAGGCATCTAGGAGCCCAGCAAAGACCTGCCCACAGGCCCGGCCCGGCAGCATCTTCCAGTGG AAGAAGCTGGGACCACTCTGAAGAGTTACCTAGAAGCACCTTTAGCTACAGACCTGGAGCATTCTCCACTGTGCTGCAGCCCCCAAATCAG GTGCTCAGATGCCGAGAAAAAGTAGACAATGTCTGGACGGAAGAATCCTGGAACCAGTTTCTGCAGGAACTAGAGACTGGGCAGAGG CCCAAGAAACCGCTGGTGGACGACCCTGGTGAGAAGCCCTCCCAGCCCATTGAG GTGCTGCTGGAGAGAGAGCTGGCCAAGCTGAGCGCCGAGCTGGACAAGGACCTGCGGGCAATTGAGACCCGACTGCCGTCCCCCAAG AGCTCGCCGGCGCCCCGACGGGCCCCGGAGCAGCGGCCCCAGGCCGG CTCGGCCTCAGCCTGGAGCTCCAGCTCCCCGCATGCACCTTACCTGGGTTCCGCCCGGTCCCTGAGCTCCCACAGAATGGCTGATGGAGGAAGCCCCTTCCTAGGTCAGAGGGACTTTGTCTACCCTTCCTCAACCCGAG ACCCTAGTGCCTCTAACGGAGGGGGCAGCCCAgccaggagggaagagaagaag AGGAAGGCCGCCAGGCTCAAGTTTGACTTCCAGGCTCAGTCCCCCAA GGAGCTGACTCTGCAGAAGGGTGACATTGTCTACATCCACAAGGAGGTGGACAAGAACTGGCTGGAGGGAGAGCACCACGGCCGCCTGGGCATCTTCCCTGCTAATTATGTGGAG GTGCTGCCCGCAGATGAGATCCCGAAGCCCATCAAGCCCCCGACCTACCAGGTGCTGGAGTATGGAGAGGCTGTGGCCCAGTACACCTTCAAGGGGGACCTGGAGGTGGAGCTGTCCTTCCGCAAG GGAGAGCACATCTGCCTGATACGCAAGGTGAACGAGAACTGGTACGAGGGGCGCATCACGGGCACAGGGCGCCAAGGCATATTTCCTGCCAGCTACGTGCAGGTGTCTCGTGAACCCCGGCTCCGGCTCTGTGACGACGGCCCCCAGCTCCCCACGTCTCCCCGCCTGACCGCTGCCGCCCGTTCAGCCCGTCACCCCAGCTCCCCCTCAGCCCCACGCAGCCCAGCTGACCCCACTGACTGGGTGGGGCAGACCTCCCCCCGTCGCACTGGCTTCTCCTTCCCCACCCAGGAGCCTAGACCCCAGACCCAG AATCTTGGCACCCCTGGTCCAGCTCTGTCCCACCCTCGAGGTCCCAGCCATCCCCTGGACCTGGGGACCTCCTCTCCTAACACCTCTCAGATACACTGGACCCC GTACCGGGCGATGTACCAGTACAGGCCCCAGAATGAAGACGAGCTGGAGCTGCGTGAGGGGGACAGGGTGGACGTCATGCAGCAGTGTGACGATGGCTGGTTTGTGG GTGTCTCCAGGAGGACCCAGAAATTCGGAACGTTCCCTGGAAATTACGTTGCCCCGGTGTGA